In the genome of Megalops cyprinoides isolate fMegCyp1 chromosome 7, fMegCyp1.pri, whole genome shotgun sequence, one region contains:
- the LOC118780424 gene encoding N-acetyltransferase family 8 member 3, with translation MPPKSNLQCEIRHYKPMDKAAVISLFRFGIMEHIYPAFFKAMSHPDHVGVTLSISMAGYVLGGSSYFMALLAGGAWAGLVYYCCHEIYDSYIQERLRTDMSNIQAHFLEDPDSCFWVAEAEIHGRPKVVGMVAVVGKRDRDEEEKERGDVMNGDIDQDGGDGSYAEIIRMIVSFPCRRKGVGSQLAETALDFCKERGFSRVVLETSSAQTAAIDLYHKLGFTHTLTHTNTHAHRWVTKLARITVLRMEKVL, from the exons atgcctccGAAAAGCAACT tgcagtgtgagaTCAGGCATTACAAGCCCATGGATAAAGCTGCTGTCATCTCGCTGTTTCGCTTCGGGATTATGGAGCACATCTATCCGGCCTTCTTCAAGGCCATGAGTCATCCAGACCACGTGGGGGTGACGTTGAGCATCTCCATGGCGGGCTACGTGCTCGGCGGGAGCTCTTACTTTATGGCGTTGCTGGCGGGGGGAGCGTGGGCAGGGCTGGTGTACTACTGTTGCCACGAGATCTATGACAGCTACATCCAGGAGAGGCTACGCACAGACATGAGCAACATCCAGGCGCACTTCCTCGAAGACCCGGACAGCTGCTTCTGGGTGGCGGAGGCCGAGATCCACGGCAGGCCAAAGGTGGTCGGGATGGTGGCGGTGGTCGGGAAGAGGGACAGGGacgaggaggagaaggagaggggagacgTGATGAACGGGGACATCGACCAGGACGGAGGGGACGGGAGCTACGCCGAGATCATCCGGATGATCGTGTCATTCCCGTGCCGCCGCAAGGGCGTCGGGTCCCAGCTGGCGGAGACGGCCCTGGATTTCTGCAAGGAGCGCGGCTTCTCACGAGTGGTCCTGGAGACCAGCTCTGCACAGACTGCGGCTATCGATCTGTACCACAAGCTAGGCTTCACGCACACGCTCACCCACACTAACACGCACGCACACCGCTGGGTCACCAAGCTGGCCAGGATCACTGTCCTAAGGATGGAGAAGGTCCTCTAA